In Bufo gargarizans isolate SCDJY-AF-19 chromosome 6, ASM1485885v1, whole genome shotgun sequence, a single genomic region encodes these proteins:
- the LOC122941463 gene encoding probable ATP-dependent RNA helicase DHX58: MATIHEYLGEFEFTRDFGTQMYEQRIVEMEKNGAESADRIRRTCAIHLRKYNDALLLHDTVRMKDAYDFLEEFYIFEKFVKDSRDETDVFLYSLFNDNTNELLELSRNMKYENPKLTRLEEILKEHFQDSSNSQGIIFTRTRQNTHSLLGWINSNDSLKSFNIKAEVLTGAGFSNQSKHMTQNEQKEVIEKFRRGLLNLLISTSVAEEGLDIPQCNIVVRYGLMTNEISMMQARGRARADDSCYSFLAKSGGRESRREMTNECLEDLMKRAIKYVQDMPEREYEDKIKDLQRDSLTERLVKKNKEESKKKFLPSEVRLDCRNCSAAVAYGNDLRVVEESHHVNINPTFKVYYEEYTGPVVLGKKMMDWVPGSAIRCRFCKAHWGLIMIYRGLTTLPIISIKNFVIKTPESYKTCKKWKDVPFPLERFKYNEYFEEHQSDTEDD, encoded by the exons ATGGCCACCATACATGAGTATCTTGGTGAATTTGAATTCACCAGAGATTTTGGCACCCAAATGTATGAACAGAGAATAGTTGAGATGGAGAAAAATG GGGCAGAGTCTGCCGACAGGATAAGAAGAACTTGTGCAATTCACCTCCGCAAATACAATGATGCCCTCTTACTCCATGATACAGTAAGGATGAAGGATGCTTATGACTTCCTGGAGGAATTCTACATATTTGAGAAATTTGTAAAAGATTCCAGAGATGAAACAGACGTCTTCCTCTACAGTTTATTCAATG ACAACACTAATGAACTTTTAGAATTGAGTAGAAACATGAAATATGAAAACCCTAAGTTGACGAGGCTGGAAGAGATTCTGAAGGAACATTTCCAGGACTCCTCCAATTCCCAAGGGATTATTTTCACCCGCACACGACAAAATACCCACTCTCTGCTTGGATGGATCAACAGCAATGATTCTCTTAAGAGTTTCAACATCAAGGCTGAAGTCTTGACAGGAGCAGGTTTCAGCAATCAAAGCAAACACATGACACAG AATGAGCAGAAGGAAGTAATTGAAAAGTTTCGTCGAGGCCTCCTGAATCTGCTTATCTCAACCAGTGTTGCTGAGGAGGGATTAGACATCCCACAATGCAACATCGTTGTTCGGTATGGTCTGATGACCAAtgagatatccatgatgcag GCCAGAGGCAGAGCCAGGGCTGATGACAGCTGTTACTCTTTTTTGGCTAAATCTGGAGGTAGAGAGAGTCGAAGAGAAATGACCAATGAGTGTTTGGAGGACCTGATGAAACGAGCCATAAAATATGTGCAAGATATGCCTGAAAGAGAATATGAGGATAAG ATTAAAGATCTGCAGAGGGACTCGCTCACTGAGCgtttggtgaaaaaaaacaaagaagAGAGCAAAAAGAAGTTCTTGCCCTCGGAGGTCCGTTTGGATTGTCGGAACTGCTCTGCTGCTGTTGCCTATGGGAATGATTTGCGTGTGGTAGAAGAGTCTCACCATGTAAATATTAACCCAACCTTTAA GGTGTACTATGAAGAATATACAGGACCTGTTGTCCTTGGAAAAAAGATGATGGATTGGGTTCCTGGAAGTGCAATCAGATGCCGCTTTTGTAAG GCACATTGGGGATTGATAATGATCTATAGAGGATTGACAACTCTTCCCATTATAAGCATCAAGAACTTTGTGATAAAAACTCCTGAAAGCTACAAAACATGCAAAAAATGGAAAGATGTGCCATTCCCTTTGGAGAGATTTAAGTACAATGAGTACTTTGAAGAACACCaatcagatacagaggatgactAA